In the Colletotrichum lupini chromosome 1, complete sequence genome, one interval contains:
- a CDS encoding transcription factor PAP1: MASTTNSGFPTNFILTPQQQSLLYAALNSNKQQLANQSPTTKDNSMSPSSYQTSPAQGAAATGFQESPYLDNYDYDFGDSSFDFDVSTVGQAKMIGDIPGGAQSAKSTKSDSTENDGNDKRSHPDDDEDEDSPGNDAKRREGSEKAPKKPGRKPLTSEPTSAQNRAAQRAFRERKEKHLKDLETKVEELEKASKDVNSENSQLKAKIDRMTSELNEYKTKIAAMSTRSVSHSKSPMGFGNSAIGNLSDVNFQFEFPKFGVLPGSQMPTKPAQPARSSSSPLQINGSNPVSPLNHTKDNSPGIIAGLDFGTKDDLANFTSLFSPSLANGSLGTNTSRASVDSGSYTMNNGTSTSSPSASSQSNGGPSSSCGTSPEPFTQSPMGFKPVDTMTTIGEESTAQQSLFAGIDTNNFDWLAQQNGGQFDPQLFGGYREPQENILAATTFDESFFNDALDADFITPYNMAPSPNVPKKNLIDQIDAAKNADDDVVKEAVKAENYNCNKIWYVTPLPGNYESDTDNFNREKLQTCPSVQAGEFDLDGLCSELQKKAKCSGQGPVVSETDFQTVVNKWMGKDAAACFSNQEKNTQAKA; this comes from the exons ATGGCTTCCACTACCAACAGTGGTTTCCCAACCAACTTTATCTTGACCCCGCAGCAGCAGAGCCTGCTCTACGCCGCTCTCAACTCCAACAAGCAGCAGCTCGCGAACCAGTCCCCCACCACCAAGGATAACTCAATGTCGCCTTCCTCTTATCAGACATCGCCGGCGCAgggcgccgccgccaccggtTTCCAAGAGAGTCCCTACCTCGACAACTACGATTACGACTTTGGTGACTCGAGCTTCGACTTCGATGTCAGCACCGTGGGCCAGGCCAAGATGATCGGCGACATCCCTGGTGGCGCTCAATCGGCCAAGTCAACCAAGTCCGACTCGACTGAGAATGATGGAAACGACAAGAGATCTCACCCTGACGACGATGAAGATGAGGATTCTCCAGGCAACGACGCAAAGAGACGCGAGGGTAGCGAGAAGGCTCCCAAGAAGCCCGGCCGTAAGCCGCTTACTTCCGAGCCGACCTCA GCACAGAACCGCGCTGCGCAGCGGGCATTCCGTGAGCGCAAGGAGAAGCACCTGAAGGATCTCGAGACAAAGGTCGAAGAGCTTGAGAAGGCGTCCAAGGACGTTAACAGCGAAAACAGCCAACTCAAGGCAAAGATCGACCGCATGACTTCTGAGCTCAACGAGTACAAGACAAAGATTGCGGCCATGAGCACCCGCTCAGTCTCCCACAGCAAGTCCCCCATGGGCTTTGGAAACTCTGCCATTGGCAACCTCAGCGACGTCAACTTTCAATTCGAATTCCCCAAGTTTGGTGTCTTGCCCGGCTCTCAAATGCCCACCAAGCCGGCGCAGCCCGCAAGATCCTCCTCATCGCCTCTGCAAATAAACGGAAGCAACCCCGTCAGCCCTCTCAACCACACCAAGGACAACAGCCCTGGTATTATTGCAGGGCTTGACTTTGGTACCAAGGACGACCTGGCCAACTTCACTTCTCTCTTCAGCCCTTCGCTTGCCAATGGGTCATTGGGCACCAACACATCGCGCGCCAGTGTCGACTCTGGTTCTTACACCATGAACAATGGCACATCGACAAGTTCACCATCAGCGTCATCCCAGTCAAATGGAGGCCCCAGCTCGTCTTGTGGAACTTCCCCTGAGCCCTTCACTCAGTCACCTATGGGCTTCAAGCCTGTTGATACCATGACCACCATTGGAGAGGAGTCAACTGCACAGCAGTCATTGTTTGCCGGTATCGACACAAACAATTTTGACTGGCTTGCCCAGCAGAATGGAGGTCAATTTGATCCCCAGCTCTTTGGCGGATACCGCGAACCGCAAGAAAACATCCTCGCCGCAACTACGTTTGATGAAAGCTTCTTCAATGACGCTCTCGATGCCGACTTCATTACACCATACAACATGGCCCCCAGCCCCAACGTTCCCAAGAAGAATCTCATCGATCAAATCGACGCTGCCAAGAATGCAGACGATGATGTGGTTAAGGAGGCTGTCAAGGCCGAGAATTACAACTGCAACAAGATTTGGTACGTTACACCCCTGCCAGGCAATTACGAATCCGACACTGACAACTTTAACAGGGAGAAGCTTCAAACCTGCCCCAGTGTGCAGGCTGGCGAGTTTGATCTCGACGGCCTGTGCTCCGAGTTGCAGAAGAAGGCCAAGTGTTCAGGTCAAGGTCCTGTGGTTTCCGAAACAGACTTCCAGACTGTCGTCAATAAGTGGATGGGCAAGGACGCCGCCGCCTGCTTCTCGAACCAGGAGAAGAATACCCAGGCAAAGGCCTAA
- a CDS encoding riboflavin kinase, with the protein MVATETTRPLIVGPESGPEAPYPYKMEGKVISGFGRGSKELGIPTANLPVDASLTPWIDTIKSGVYFGWASLSLPASHPDRVAAPGTSSTAGAGPAQPHVDFQLYPMVMSIGYNPFYKNTVRSAEVHVLHKFSADFYDAHMRLLILGFVRDELDYKSLEALVADINTDCEVARTSLARDAWHPPKALRPKGTVDGTLDAKWLVEELPKA; encoded by the exons ATGGTGGCAACAGAGACAACTCGTCCCCTCATCGTCGGCCCCGAGTCGGGCCCGGAGGCTCCTTACCCGTACAAGATGGAAGGCAAGGTTATCTCTGGCTTCGGTCGGGGGTCCAAGGAG CTCGGCATCCCAACCGCGAACCTCCCCGTAGACGCCTCCCTCACCCCCTGGATCGACACCATAAAATCGGGCGTCTACTTCGGCTGGGCCTCCCTCTCCCTGCCCGCCTCGCACCCGGACCGCGTCGCCGCCCCCGGCACGTCCTCCACCGCCGGCGCCGGCCCCGCGCAGCCGCACGTCGACTTCCAGCTCTACCCCATGGTCATGTCCATCGGCTACAACCCCTTTTACAAGAACACGGTCCGCTCCGCCGAGGTCCACGTCCTGCACAAGTTCTCCGCCGACTTCTACGACGCCCACATGCGCCTGCTGATCCTGGGCTTCGTCCGCGACGAGCTCGACTACAAGAGCCTCGAGGCGCTGGTCGCGGACATCAACACCGACTGCGAGGTGGCCAGGACCTCGCTCGCCAGGGACGCGTGGCACCCGCCCAAGGCGCTGCGGCCCAAGGGCACCGTGGACGGGACGCTCGATGCCAAGTGGCTGGTTGAGGAGCTGCCCAAGGCTTAG
- a CDS encoding transcription factor, translating to MPDGQDDTGPEVSDAMSDNDHDYDDDTPVRDDDDEKMAESHDSGADTNGEVKKKYDPKDPSRPRRKKARRACFACQRAHLTCGDERPCQRCIKRGLAEACQDGVRKKAKYLHDAPPEALRPVLGPNYNPNAAPARPNGQRHHSGASDTASTAGSTYFGQSSTASFPVYSGQQTPVGIPDGLPYQAQPSPISPSFPQPSNTARSIGGMISPQVANDPFNTLFDPSNPAIFNFDLEGLNFGSQYGAMEFGMLGHMSSGAAETPPRDGSLSGPSGEVNFGSTDVFGNNGNNQFGQVYDSGMINDFMGVDQSSNGMYQQGNLQHGLPHAYAIAAGPTSLHSPSTDNTASPQPTNFTFEGSPSGNFGAVGNSQTITAPTRPKAKTGAPQKSGPHTLLGKRQRDPSSIYETVKEPYPYLAGFHALIDYLPKRFSANMTLRIAKALASIRPSFIACTKTLSRQDLIFMEKCFQRTLFEYEEFMHHTSAPTIVLRRTGEIAAVNKEFIALTGWTKDVLLGNDPNLNVNTGGTGSTTNSGRNTGRAGFSTPKAPAATLADQIKNESGPRKQPVFIAEILDDDSVVEFYDDFSHLAFGDSRGSVNRTCRILKYRTKEQTESAASSDMTPQQDPRKSILSNRVTRIDGEHGISKIEKDGKVDCRYCWMIKRDVFDIPMLIVMNFLPCYSQNKETHGLAV from the exons ATGCCTGACGGCCAGGACGACACAGGGCCAGAGGTCTCGGATGCCATGTCAGATAATGACCACGACTACGACGACGACACCCCCGTaagagacgacgacgacgaaaagATGGCTGAATCTCACGACAGTGGCGCCGATACCAACGGCGAGGTCAAGAAGAAGTACGATCCCAAGGATCCGTCACGACCAAGGAGGAAGAAGGCTCGCCGGGCGTGCTTCGCCTGCCAACGAGCCCATTTGACTTGCG GAGATGAACGACCTTGTCAGCGATGCATCAAGCGTGGACTCGCAGAGGCTTGCCAAGACGGCGTCCGTAAGAAAGCAAAGTATCTGCATGATGCTCCGCCCGAAGCTCTACGGCCCGTACTAGGTCCGAACTACAACCCGAACGCGGCGCCCGCCCGCCCTAACGGCCAACGGCATCACAGCGGGGCCTCGGATACGGCCTCGACAGCAGGCAGCACGTATTTTGGTCAGAGCTCAACCGCATCATTCCCCGTGTACTCGGGCCAGCAAACGCCTGTCGGCATCCCCGATGGCCTGCCGTATCAGGCGCAACCATCGCCGATATCACCGTCTTTTCCGCAGCCGAGCAACACTGCTCGATCCATTGGCGGCATGATCTCGCCGCAGGTCGCCAACGACCCCTTTAATACGTTATTCGATCCAAGCAACCCAGCAATCTTCAACTTTGATCTGGAAGGGCTCAACTTTGGCAGCCAGTACGGCGCCATGGAGTTCGGCATGCTAGGGCACATGTCATCAGGCGCAGCGGAGACCCCTCCGCGTGACGGCTCCCTGTCAGGACCAAGTGGTGAAGTCAACTTTGGATCCACAGACGTCTTTGGCAACAATGGCAATAACCAGTTTGGCCAAGTATACGATAGCGGTATGATCAACGATTTCATGGGTGTAGACCAGTCTTCCAACGGCATGTACCAACAAGGCAATCTGCAACATGGCCTTCCACATGCCTACGCCATTGCTGCTGGCCCAACAAGCCTACATAGTCCAAGCACAGACAACACCGCCAGCCCGCAACCTACTAACTTTACCTTTGAAGGATCTCCAAGTGGGAACTTTGGCGCTGTTGGAAACTCCCAGACCATAACCGCCCCGACGCGGCCCAAAGCAAAGACCGGCGCCCCTCAAAAGAGCGGCCCTCACACGCTGCTCGGCAAGAGGCAGCGCGACCCTTCGTCCATTTACGAGACCGTAAAAGAGCCGTATCCGTACCTCGCCGGCTTCCACGCTCTCATCGACTACCTGCCGAAACGCTTCTCGGCCAATATGACGCTGCGCATCGCAAAGGCGCTCGCCAGCATTCGCCCGTCATTTATAGCCTGCACCAAGACCCTCAGTCGCCAGGATCTCATCTTCATGGAGAAGTGTTTTCAACGCACTCTATTCGAGTACGAAGAGTTCATGCACCACACCTCGGCGCCCACTATTGTCCTCCGCCGTACTGGCGAGATTGCCGCCGTCAACAAGGAGTTCATCGCTTTAACAGGCTGGACCAAGGATGTTCTCCTCGGGAACGACCCCAACTTGAACGTCAACACCGGCGGTACCGGGTCGACGACCAACAGTGGCCGCAATACTGGCCGTGCGGGCTTCTCAACGCCAAAGGCACCCGCCGCAACGCTTGCCGACCAGATCAAGAATGAGAGCGGACCACGGAAACAGCCCGTCTTCATTGCCGAGATCCTCGACGATGACAGTGTGGTTGAGTTTTACGACGACTTTTCGCATCTTGCTTTTGGCGACAGCCGAGGCAGCGTCAACCGCACATGTCGGATCCTCAAGTACCGCACGAAAGAGCAGACGGAAAGCGCGGCGTCGTCGGACATGACGCCGCAGCAGGACCCGCGCAAGAGCATACTCAGCAACCGCGTTACCCGAATCGATGGCGAGCACGGCATCTCAAAAATTGAGAAGGACGGCAAAGTGGACTGCCGGTATTGCTGGATGATTAAACGAGACGTATTCGATATCCCCATGTTGATTGTTATGAAC TTTCTTCCATGCTATTCCCAGAATAAGGAGACTCATGGACTGGCTGTGTGA
- a CDS encoding major facilitator superfamily transporter produces the protein MTNEVEKDTEKAESHSSNQDDDSATVHEDSGFEPIRTGAAGTRSLRQSRSLTRTRSQNGYSCDDYQEDDSSPREPEKDQYEVTFEGGDSDPMSPRSLGKARKWLIVSIVSCASFCVTAASSIYTSTYAQMDAEFGNSRLVSTIGLSVFVLGISLGPMFLSPLSEFYGRRPIYLVSWSMYVIWIIPSAVAKNIATMIVARFFDGLSGSAFLAVSGGTVSDLFARHELQAPMLMYSLAPFIGPCIGPLIGGFVNYNAHWRWTYYVMIIWAFALLVAIVVLVPETYHPIVLRTKARKIQKETGDERWKAPVENMTKSVIKTIGISLMRPFQLIAFEPMVLSLDIFSAILLGILYLFFGAFPLVFTTIHGFNLWQVGLTFLGILVGMFLAAATDPLWHRIRSRLMADLEKETGVEGASEPEFRLPPVILGAFLCPIGIFWFGWSLHVHWIMPIIGSAIFGAGTLLVFTGIFTFLVDAYPLYAASALASNAFVRCMFAAAFPLFGTKMYNKLGYSWASSLLAFLTVAMLPFPYIFFKYGKKIRSRSRFATRA, from the exons ATGACGAACGAAGTCGAAAAAGACACTGAAAAGGCCGAGAGCCATTCATCAAATCAGGACGATGACAGCGCCACAGTCCACGAGGACTCGGGCTTCGAGCCCATCCGCACGGGCGCCGCCGGTACACGGTCACTCCGTCAGTCAAGATCATTGACCCGGACGCGGTCACAAAACGGCTACAGCTGTGACGACTACCAAGAGGACGACAGCTCGCCAAGAGAACCGGAAAAGGACCAGTATGAAGTGACTTTCGAGGGCGGCGACAGCGATCCCATGAGTCCACGTAGTTTGGGCAAGGCGAGAAAGTGGCTCATTGTATCCATTGTATCGTGCGCGAGTTTTTGCGT TACCGCTGCGAGCTCCATCTACACCTCGACGTATGCCCAGATGGATGCAGAATTCGGCAACTCCCGACTGGTGAGCACTATTGGCCTGTCAGTCTTTGTTCTCGGCATCAGCTTGGGCCCCATGTTCCTGAGCCCTCTCAGCGAGTTTTACGGACGCCGGCCCATCTATCTCGTCTCTTGGTCCATGTATGTCATCTGGATCATCCCGTCAGCAGTCGCCAAGAATATTGCAACTATGATCGTTGCCCGATTTTTCGACGGTTTGTCTGGCAGCGCCTTCCTCGCCGTATCCGGTGGCACAGTGAGTGACTTGTTTGCTCGTCATGAGCTCCAAGCCCCTATGCTCATGTACTCACTTGCTCCCTTCATCGGCCCATGCATCGGCCCGTTGATTGGTGGCTTCGTCAACTACAACGCACACTGGAGATGGACGTACTATGTCATGATCATCTGGGCTTTTGCGCTTTTGGTCGCCATTGTCGTACTCGTTCCTGAGACTTATC ATCCGATCGTCCTGCGGACCAAGGCACGCAAGATCCAAAAAGAGACAGGTGACGAGCGGTGGAAGGCCCCTGTTGAGAACATGACCAAGTCCGTCATCAAGACAATTGGCATCTCCTTGATGCGTCCCTTCCAGCTCATTGCCTTTGAACCCATGGTCCTCAGCCTCGACATCTTCTCGGCCATTCTCTTGGGTATTCTGTACCTTTTCTTCGGTGCATTCCCCCTCGTCTTCACAACGATCCATGGCTTCAACCTGTGGCAAGTCGGTCTCACCTTCCTAGGTATCCTCGTGGGCATGTTCCTTGCCGCCGCGACGGACCCCTTGTGGCACCGTATCCGTAGTCGACTCATGGCCGACttggaaaaggagacggGCGTCGAGGGTGCCAGCGAGCCAGAGTTCCGCCTTCCACCAGTCATCCTGGGAGCCTTCCTCTGTCCCATTGGCATCTTCTGGTTTGGTTGGAGTCTTCATGTGCACTGGATCATGCCCATCATTGGATCCGCCATTTTTGGAGCTGG AACTCTCCTCGTCTTCACTGGGATCTTTACGTTTCTT GTCGATGCTTATCCTTTATACGCCGCCTCGGCCCTCGCAAGTAATGCGTTTGTGCGATGCATGTTCGCTG CCGCATTCCCGTTGTTTGGAACGAAAATGTACAACAAGCTTGGATACTCTTGGGCTTCGTCACTGCTCGCCTTCTTGACGGTGGCCATGCTCCCGTTTCCGTACATCTTCTTCAAGTATGGCAAGAAGATCAGAAGTCGTAGTCGGTTCGCCACGCGGGCGTGA
- a CDS encoding beta-glucosidase 6, with product MAPGESSRPSSHRPRDSSGRKHHNKKRRSRAEGSRRPATDSGESRDERRSQSLSVDALAKLDQDNVKRQKRREKKERSAGAGRPSRDANADADAERRERRRARREAAYRDAPTERPKRVRREVDTEAVYEKPRREHKNKKKRVVSGAIMEEGRSRGHLRGGGWNSSDHSFEKEYLMEDPPKPVKKRKKLWICLSVSLVLLIIIIVVAVVVSKNNNKSSNTKTTLDDGNKDSVPMKWRGTYLDPWSWDDTTDFNVTFTEQMVGDLPVMGLYTDWDDSKRANDKVPALKDAWGSYGSRPARGVNVGGWLNLEPFITPSLFNYDSRLGIIDEYTLCKHLGTKQTAEVLEKHYSTFVTESTFKEIADAGLDHVRIPFNYWAVEVYDGDPYLFRTSWRYLLRGIEWARKYGLRVNLDVHGLPGSQNGWNHSGRQGAIGWLNGTDGATNAQRSLDMHDRLSKFFAQDRYKNIIAFYGLANEPRNVDLNNADVVSWTAQAYKLVKGNGIGGVVVFGDGFMGLANWQGKLTGYSDLALDVHQYVIFNTDQIVYTHKKKVEYACSGWTEQTEQSMDTSTGYGPTLFAEWSQADTDCAKHLTNVGWGNRWTGTYNTGNATTSILEPRCPTQDSKCDCDTANGDAGGFSSDYKKFLQMFAEAQMHSFEKGWGWWYWTWDTESAPLWSYKKGLAAGILPAKAYDRDFDCSGTVPDFGSLAETYRM from the exons ATGGCGCCCGGTGAATCTTCGAGACCGTCGTCGCATCGACCACGAGACTCATCGGGCAGGAAACACCACAACAAAAAACGACGATCACGCGCAGAAGGATCTAGACGACCGGCCACAGATTCCGGCGAAAGCAGGGACGAGAGAAGGTCACAATCGCTGTCCGTGGATGCGTTAGCAAAGCTGGACCAGGATAACGTCAAGAGGCAAAAgagaagggaaaagaaagaaagaagtGCGGGTGCTGGGAGACCATCGAGGGACGCCAATGCAGACGCAGACGCAGAGCGGCGGGAGAGACGGAGGGCGCGACGCGAAGCAGCCTACAGAGATGCGCCCACAGAACGACCAAAACGGGTGCGGCGAGAGGTGGATACGGAGGCAGTCTACGAAAAGCCCAGGAGGGAACACAAGAACAAAAAGAAACGGGTGGTCAGTGGCGCGATTATGGAGGAGGGACGGTCAAGAGGCCACTTGAGGGGCGGAGGGTGGAACAGCTCTGACCACAGCTTCGAGAAGGAGTATCTCATGGAGGACCCTCCAAAACCCGTCAAGAAGCGGAAGAAGCTTT GGATATGTCTCAGTGTCTCATTAGTGcttctcatcatcatcattgtAGTGGCCGTGGTGGTCAGCAAGAACAATAACAAGAGCAGCAACACGAAGACGACCCTCGACGACGGAAATAAGGACAGCGTCCCGATGAAGTGGCGCGGCACCTACCTCGATCCGTGGTCATGGGATGACACAACCGATTTCAACGTCACATTCACGGAGCAGATGGTCGGCGACCTGCCCGTCATGGGTCTCTATACCGACTGGGACGACTCGAAACGGGCAAACGACAAGGTGCCGGCGCTCAAAGACGCCTGGGGCTCCTACGGCTCGCGGCCCGCCCGCGGCGTCAACGTCGGCGGCTGGCTAAACCTCGAGCCCTTCATCACCCCTTCCCTCTTCAACTACGACTCCCGCCTCGGCATCATTGACGAGTACACGCTCTGCAAGCACCTCGGCACGAAGCAGACGGCCGAGGTCCTCGAGAAGCATTACTCGACTTTCGTCACCGAGTCCACCTTCAAGGAGATCGCCGACGCCGGCCTTGACCACGTCCGCATCCCCTTCAACTACTGGGCCGTCGAGGTCTACGACGGCGACCCCTACCTCTTCCGCACCTCGTGGCGCTACCTCCTCCGCGGCATCGAGTGGGCGCGCAAGTACGGCCTCCGTGTCAACCTTGACGTCCACGGCCTCCCGGGTAGTCAAAACGGCTGGAACCACTCGGGCCGTCAGGGCGCCATCGGCTGGCTCAATGGCACCGACGGCGCGACCAACGCCCAGCGCAGCCTGGATATGCACGACCGCCTCTCCAAGTTCTTCGCCCAGGACCGCTACAAGAACATCATTGCCTTTTACGGTCTCGCCAACGAGCCGCGCAACGTGGACCTCAACAACGCCGATGTGGTCTCGTGGACCGCGCAGGCCTACAAGCTCGTCAAGGGCAACGGCATCGGCGGCGTCGTGGTGTTCGGCGACGGATTCATGGGCTTGGCCAACTGGCAGGGGAAACTGACGGGCTACAGTGACCTCGCGCTCGACGTACATCAGTACGTCATTTTCAACACCGACCAAATCGTCTACACGCACAAGAAGAAGGTCGAGTACGCCTGCAGCGGGTGGACGGAGCAGACGGAGCAGTCGATGGACACCTCCACGGGCTACGGCCCCACGCTCTTCGCCGAGTGGTCCCAGGCCGACACGGACTGCGCCAAGCACCTGACCAACGTCGGCTGGGGCAACCGGTGGACGGGCACCTACAACACGGGCAACGCGACGACGTCGATCCTCGAGCCGCGGTGCCCGACCCAGGACTCCAAGTGCGACTGCGACACGGCCAACGGCGACGCGGGCGGCTTCAGCAGCGACTACAAGAAGTTCTTGCAAATGTTTGCCGAGGCGCAGATGCACTCGTTCGAAAAGGGGTGGGGGTGGTGGTACTGGACGTGGGACACGGAGAGCGCGCCGCTGTGGAGTTACAAAAAGGGCCTCGCGGCCGGGATCCTGCCGGCCAAGGCGTACGATCGGGACTTTGACTGCTCCGGGACCGTGCCGGACTTTGGGAGCTTGGCGGAGACCTACCGGATGTGA
- a CDS encoding transketolase, translating to SPSSLRIELTQTTRHWLLKKGSLGFLSLSVPFTMRSSSISLRPLRRALAPPVSTQLLPPLATGPRLYSTHPPNAKLNIPVDYATTSLLAHSSQTALGTAELPAEVRDGTTKKMNLFQAINDALSIALAEDDSVMVFGEDVAFGGVFRCTMKLAETYGADRIFNTPLTEQGIMGFAIGAAAEGMRPVAEIQFADYVYPAFDQLVNEAAKYRYRDGACGRSVGGLTVRMPCGGVGHGALYHSQSPESLFTHIPGLRVIMPRSPLQAKGLLLAAIRSNDPCIFMEPKILYRAAVEQVPAGAYTLPLSKAEVLKEGKDVTIISYGQPLYTCMSAIQKAEEELGISVELIDLRTLYPWDKETVFQSVRKTGHCIVVHEAMVNAGIGAEVAATIQEDPDTFLRLEAPVARVAGWSIHTPLLYEKFNIPDVATNPPLPMSRLQLPRITFQRSREADSSPFTPYSRNRHRLNDRLIARSEPLTLSAAPACNLTMSQVETVSSFVEGAPPGELADVIADIKSLTVSDPEIVSSLEPAFEKYNEEQFVTVKLPGGSQQVIVSAHSSLGDGQYFDVESSTSFSFDHTTQKASNVQSYVLESANSDLIKSTLKSLGPYVQEHFPNAAYGVYPTENDSKVAVIIVSNKYSPNNFWNGRWRSVYIFDPSSEALEGSVKVDVHYYEDGNVRLLTSRPSQASVSSGTGAGIVKEIAASEKKYQEELNRGFTSLSEGAFKGLRRQLPVTRQKIEWDKITSYRLGQDIGGGRK from the exons TCCCCTTCATCTCTACGAATAGAGCTCACACAAACCACAAGGCATTGGCTTCTCAAAAAGGGATCTTTGGGTTTTCTATCTCTCTCTGTACCATTCACAATGAGGTCGTCGTCAATTTCATTACGTCCACTGCGGCGAGCGCTGGCGCCGCCGGTATCGACGCAGCTTCTGCCACCCCTTGCAACGGGCCCCCGGCTCTACTCGACACACCCGCCCAATGCAAAGCTCAACATACCCGTGGACTACGCGACAACGTCACTCCTCGCGCACTCTTCACAAACTGCTCTCGGCACGGCCGAATTACCGGCGGAGGTGCGCGATGGCACGACAAAGAAGATGAACCTGTTTCAAGCCATCAACGATGCTCTCTCCATCGCCCTGGCTGAGGACGACTCCGTCATGGTTTTTGGCGAGGACGTTGCCTTTGGCGGCGTCTTTCGGTGCACGATGAAGCTGGCAGAGACGTACGGTGCCGACCGCATCTTCAACACGCCACTGACGGAACAGGGCATCATGGGCTTCGCCATTGGCGCGGCCGCAGAGGGTATGCGGCCGGTTGCTGAGATACAATTTGCCGACTACGTCTACCCGGCCTTTGACCAGCTCGTCAACGAGGCGGCCAAGTACCGATACAGGGACGGCGCCTGTGGCCGGAGCGTTGGTGGTCTGACGGTACGCATGCCCTGCGGCGGCGTCGGCCACGGCGCCCTCTATCACTCTCAGTCGCCCGAGAGCTTGTTCACGCACATCCCCGGTCTGCGGGTGATTATGCCACGGTCACCTCTACAAGCCAAGGGTCTGTTGCTGGCGGCCATCCGCAGCAATGACCCGTGCATCTTCATGGAGCCCAAGATTCTGTACCGCGCGGCCGTCGAGCAGGTGCCCGCGGGAGCGTACACGCTGCCGTTGTCCAAGGCGGAGGTGCTGAAGGAGGGCAAGGACGTGACGATTATCTCGTACGGACAGCCGCTGTATACTTGCATGTCGGCCATACAAAAGGCCGAAGAGGAGCTGGGCATCTCTGTCGAGCTCATTGATCTTAGAACGCTGTACCCCTGGGATAAGGAGACGGTATTCCAGAGCGTGCGCAAGACAGGCCACTGCATCGTGGTGCACGAAGCGATGGTGAATGCTGGTATCGGTGCTGAGGTTGCTGCCACGATCCAGGAGGATCCTGATACCTTTTTGAGGCTGGAGGCACCGGTTGCAAGAGTTGCTGGATGGAGCATTCACACTCCGTTGCTTTATGAGAAGTTCAACATCCCTGATGTTGCAA CCAATCCGCCCCTCCCCATGTCCCGCCTCCAACTGCCCCGCATTACGTTTCAACGTTCGAGAGAGGCAGACAGCTCTCCATTTACTCCGTACAGCCGCAATCGTCACCGACTCAACGACAGACTGATTGCGCGATCAGAACCTTTGACCCTTTCCGCCGCACCAGCTTGCAACCTCACAATGTCCCAAGTCGAGACCGTGTCCTCCTTCGTGGAGGGTGCTCCCCCAGGCGAG CTCGCAGATGTTATTGCAG ATATCAAGTCGCTCACCGTATCGGACCCCGAGATCGTGTCCAGCCTCGAGCCGGCGTTTGAAAAGTACAACGAGGAGCAGTTCGTCACGGTGAAGCTGCCAGGCGGAAGCCAGCAGGTCATTGTTAGCGCGCACAGCTCGCTCGGCGACGGCCAGTACTTTGACGTGGAGAGCTCCACGAGCTTCTCCTTTGACCACACCACACAGAAGGCGAGCAACGTGCAGAGCTACGTTTTGGAGAGCGCCAACTCGGACTTGAT CAAGTCGACGTTGAAGAGCCTCGGCCCCTATGTCCAGGAACACTTCCCCAACGCCGCGTACGGCGTCTACCCCACCGAGAACGATTCCAAGGTTGCCGTCATAATCGTCTCGAACAAGTACTCTCCCAACAACTTCTG GAACGGCCGATGGCGATCAGTGTACATCTTCGACCCCTCCTCCGAGGCCCTCGAGGGCTCCGTCAAGGTCGACGTGCACTACTACGAAGACGGCAACGTCAGGCTGCTCACGAGCCGGCCCAGCCAGGCGTCGGTGTCATCGGGCACGGGCGCGGGCATCGTCAAGGAGATTGCGGCGTCGGAGAAGAAGTACCAGGAGGAGCTCAACAGGGGGTTCACGAGCCTGAGCGAGGGCGCGTTCAAGGGCCTGCGACGACAGCTGCCGGTGACGAGGCAGAAGATTGAGTGGGACAAGATTACCTCGTACAGGCTGGGCCAGGATATTGGCGGTGGCCGGAAATAA
- a CDS encoding cytochrome b5, whose protein sequence is MGAVELTYQDVAEHNTKKDIYMVIHDKIYDCTKFVDEHPGGEEVLLDVGGQDATEAFEDVGHSDEARETLDQLYLGDLKRQPGDPAPKKQVAASSSASSTESPGFGIGLYAVLLVGGVLAYVAYNYQQQQQQQSA, encoded by the exons ATGGGCGCTGTCGAACTCACCTACCAGGATGTTGCTGAGCACAACACCAAGAAGGACATCTACATGGTGATCCACGACAAGATCTACGACTGCACCAAGTTCGTCGACGAGCACCC CGGTGGCGAGGAGGTTCTTCTTGACGTCGGTGGTCAGGATGCCACCGAGGCTTTCGAGGATGTCGGACACAGCGACGAGGCCCGCGAGACCCTGGACCAATTGTACCTCGGTGACCTGAAGCGCCAG CCCGGAGACCCTGCCCCCAAGAAGCAGGTTGCCGCCAGCAGCTCAGCTTCCAGCACCGAGAGCCCCGGCTTCGGCATCGGCCTGTACGCCGTTCTCCTCGTGGGTGGCGTCCTCGCATACGTCGCCTACAActaccagcagcagcaacagcagcagtcCGCATAA